A window from Nocardioides mesophilus encodes these proteins:
- a CDS encoding sensor histidine kinase, producing the protein MRRRLLALSVTLVGLVLVALTVPLVTTYAEDRTQDLFVNRLGHVTRFAVLAENALEAGDAAALDADLERYAEVYGGSVIVTNANREVVARTGRAGSGDPEVAEVVEDALAGRPSTPPPTAWPWSTGSVVIGSPVGRDAQVLGAVVLVAPTASVQDSVTTWLLWLTIGGLAVLLLTVFGLVAPFVGWVMRPVHDLDAAARRLAGGDLASRAHQTGPPELRTLAGSFNTMADNVEVSQQQQRDLVADAAHQLGNPLTSLRLRIEGLGATALERAEVQTVLEEADRLSTIVGSLLDLSQVGAHVVTPVPTDVAAQARHRCEMWAPVFTELRVDAPGQVLAASTDGLVDVVLDALLDNAAKFAPGAPVQVEVGAVADEVLLRVRDHGPGLAVDDVAKVGDRFFRGREHQNVAGTGLGLAIVRARVRDAGGRVEVGLADGGGLAVSVWLPRVRAGSGGSSAAPPDAGRPVR; encoded by the coding sequence GTGCGCCGCCGGTTGCTCGCGCTGTCCGTGACCCTGGTGGGTCTGGTCCTGGTGGCGCTGACGGTGCCGCTGGTGACGACGTACGCCGAGGACCGCACCCAGGACCTGTTCGTGAACCGGCTGGGCCACGTGACCCGCTTCGCGGTGCTCGCCGAGAACGCCCTGGAGGCCGGTGACGCCGCGGCGCTGGACGCGGACCTCGAGCGCTACGCCGAGGTGTACGGCGGCTCGGTGATCGTCACGAACGCCAACCGGGAGGTGGTGGCCCGCACCGGGCGGGCCGGCTCGGGGGACCCGGAGGTCGCCGAGGTCGTCGAGGACGCGCTGGCCGGCCGGCCCTCGACGCCGCCGCCGACGGCGTGGCCGTGGTCCACGGGGTCGGTGGTGATCGGCAGCCCGGTGGGCCGCGACGCCCAGGTGCTGGGCGCGGTGGTGCTGGTCGCGCCCACCGCCTCCGTCCAGGACAGCGTGACCACCTGGCTGCTGTGGTTGACGATCGGCGGCCTGGCCGTGCTGCTGCTGACCGTCTTCGGGTTGGTGGCGCCGTTCGTCGGCTGGGTGATGCGGCCGGTCCACGACCTCGACGCCGCGGCCCGCCGGCTGGCCGGCGGCGACCTCGCCTCCCGCGCCCACCAGACCGGGCCGCCGGAGCTGCGGACGCTGGCCGGCTCGTTCAACACGATGGCCGACAACGTCGAGGTCTCCCAGCAGCAGCAGCGCGACCTGGTCGCCGACGCCGCGCACCAGCTCGGCAACCCGCTGACCTCGCTGCGGCTGCGGATCGAGGGGCTGGGCGCCACCGCGCTGGAGCGCGCCGAGGTGCAGACGGTGCTGGAGGAGGCCGACCGGCTGAGCACGATCGTCGGCTCGCTGCTCGACCTCAGCCAGGTCGGCGCGCACGTGGTGACGCCGGTGCCGACCGACGTCGCGGCCCAGGCCCGGCACCGGTGCGAGATGTGGGCGCCGGTCTTCACCGAGCTGCGGGTCGACGCCCCCGGGCAGGTGCTGGCCGCGTCCACCGACGGGCTGGTGGACGTGGTGCTCGACGCGCTGCTCGACAACGCGGCGAAGTTCGCCCCCGGCGCGCCGGTGCAGGTGGAGGTGGGCGCGGTGGCCGACGAGGTGCTGCTCCGGGTCCGCGACCACGGGCCGGGGCTGGCCGTCGACGACGTCGCCAAGGTCGGCGACCGGTTCTTCCGCGGCCGCGAGCACCAGAACGTCGCCGGCACCGGGCTGGGCCTGGCGATCGTGCGGGCCCGGGTCCGCGACGCGGGCGGCCGCGTCGAGGTGGGCCTGGCCGACGGCGGCGGGCTGGCGGTGTCGGTGTGGCTGCCGCGGGTCAGGGCTGGGTCTGGCGGTAGTAGCGCAGCGCCCCCGGATGCAGGTCGACCGGTGAGGTGA
- a CDS encoding TRAP transporter permease, giving the protein MPPSTALRDPSSRIDVDDLAAEYDEERPSRRLSPRVDRIVGLWCFLVAIFVLRQVFQPLDQGSQYYLTWFLGLTLPLVFICYRARARSREAVAGAGADDPNVLDWVLAAVALLVALYPVLPLPALAQGGGGYQTFLDRQGSLLLLDVVAGTILLVLVLEAARRTTGMVLPLVCVLFFAYAYYGGYLPVTWSISHMGLNLEQIINGLYNEASGFFGVPLDVAATYIVLFTIYGAVLDRMGAGRFFVEFSFSLFRRSGTAPGRTVATSGFLLGTVSGSGTATAVTLGSFAWPILKRAGYPKEAAGGMLAASGIGAILSPPTLGAAAFIIAEYLGVSYISVLLWAVVPTLLYYLGIFLAVEIDARRFGARRVDLAIGSPLRLLARSGYHFISLGVIVFFLAIDVPPFRAVVYATGVAALFGLLEAVLSRRPVVSGFDDPDYELERMELGDSVRAFGVRLYEALSSGIRSGLPVIAVCAAAGVITSTIAKTGLGQILSDLLVSAAAALAPNPTALIILSALFSAIAILILGLAVPVTASFILSWVIIGPALIQLGAAAPEVAMFIFYYAVLSEVSPPTALAAVASAAITGGKVIPTMMQACKYTLPAFLAPMAFVVSDNGPLLLSRGPLLEVIGAALVCGLAVAALAVVTTGWMFGPTGLLERVLCVPAALLLLYLEPVAMIAGAVLLALAVGIHLAHRKRTGGRPVAAPA; this is encoded by the coding sequence ATGCCCCCTTCGACCGCCTTGCGTGACCCGTCGTCCCGGATCGACGTCGACGACCTCGCCGCCGAGTATGACGAGGAGCGTCCCTCCCGCCGGCTCTCGCCCCGGGTCGACCGCATCGTCGGCCTGTGGTGCTTCCTGGTGGCGATCTTCGTGCTCCGGCAGGTGTTCCAGCCCCTCGACCAGGGCAGCCAGTACTACCTGACCTGGTTCCTCGGCCTCACCCTGCCCCTTGTGTTCATCTGCTACCGGGCCCGGGCCAGGTCCCGCGAGGCGGTGGCCGGCGCCGGTGCCGACGACCCGAACGTCCTGGACTGGGTGCTCGCGGCGGTCGCGCTGCTGGTGGCGCTCTACCCGGTGCTGCCGCTGCCGGCGCTGGCCCAGGGCGGTGGCGGCTACCAGACCTTCCTGGACCGGCAGGGCTCGCTGCTGCTGCTCGACGTGGTCGCCGGCACGATCCTGCTGGTGCTGGTGCTCGAGGCGGCTCGCCGTACGACCGGCATGGTCCTCCCCCTGGTCTGCGTCCTCTTCTTCGCCTACGCCTACTACGGCGGCTACCTGCCCGTCACCTGGTCGATCTCGCACATGGGCCTGAACCTCGAGCAGATCATCAACGGGCTCTACAACGAGGCCAGCGGCTTCTTCGGCGTCCCGCTCGACGTGGCGGCGACGTACATCGTGCTGTTCACCATCTACGGCGCCGTGCTGGACCGGATGGGCGCCGGCCGGTTCTTCGTGGAGTTCAGCTTCTCGCTGTTCCGCCGCTCCGGCACCGCGCCGGGCCGGACCGTGGCCACCTCGGGCTTTCTGCTCGGCACCGTCTCCGGCTCCGGTACGGCGACCGCGGTCACCCTGGGCTCGTTCGCCTGGCCGATCCTGAAGCGGGCCGGCTACCCCAAGGAGGCCGCCGGCGGGATGCTCGCCGCCTCCGGCATCGGGGCGATCCTCTCGCCGCCGACCCTGGGCGCCGCGGCGTTCATCATCGCGGAGTACCTCGGGGTCTCCTACATCTCCGTGCTGCTGTGGGCGGTCGTCCCGACGCTGCTCTACTACCTCGGCATCTTCCTGGCCGTCGAGATCGACGCCCGCCGGTTCGGCGCCCGCCGCGTGGACCTGGCGATCGGCAGCCCGCTGCGGCTGCTGGCCCGCTCCGGCTACCACTTCATCAGCCTCGGCGTGATCGTGTTCTTCCTCGCCATCGACGTGCCGCCGTTCCGGGCGGTCGTCTACGCCACGGGCGTGGCCGCGCTGTTCGGGCTGCTCGAGGCGGTGCTCTCGCGGCGTCCGGTGGTCAGCGGCTTCGACGACCCCGACTACGAGCTCGAGCGGATGGAGCTCGGCGACTCGGTGCGCGCCTTCGGCGTCCGGCTCTACGAGGCGCTCTCCAGCGGCATCCGCTCCGGCCTGCCGGTGATCGCGGTCTGCGCCGCCGCCGGCGTGATCACCTCCACCATCGCCAAGACCGGGCTCGGGCAGATCCTCTCCGACCTGCTGGTCTCGGCCGCCGCCGCGCTGGCGCCCAACCCCACCGCGCTGATCATCCTGTCCGCGCTGTTCTCGGCGATCGCGATCCTGATCCTCGGCCTGGCGGTCCCGGTCACCGCCTCGTTCATCCTCAGCTGGGTGATCATCGGCCCGGCGCTGATCCAGCTCGGCGCCGCGGCCCCCGAGGTCGCGATGTTCATCTTCTACTACGCGGTGCTCTCCGAGGTGTCGCCGCCGACCGCCCTGGCCGCGGTCGCCTCCGCGGCGATCACCGGCGGCAAGGTGATCCCGACGATGATGCAGGCCTGCAAGTACACGCTGCCGGCGTTCCTGGCGCCGATGGCGTTCGTGGTGTCCGACAACGGGCCGCTGCTGCTCTCCCGCGGCCCGCTGCTCGAGGTGATCGGCGCCGCCCTGGTCTGCGGCCTCGCCGTCGCGGCACTCGCCGTGGTCACCACCGGCTGGATGTTCGGGCCCACCGGCCTCCTCGAGCGGGTGCTCTGCGTGCCCGCGGCGCTGCTGCTGCTCTACCTGGAGCCGGTCGCGATGATCGCCGGCGCGGTGCTGCTCGCGCTCGCCGTCGGGATCCACCTCGCGCACCGCAAGCGCACCGGCGGCCGCCCGGTCGCGGCCCCCGCCTGA
- a CDS encoding SDR family oxidoreductase: protein MDTGLTGRTVLVPGSTSGLGLACARQLAAEGANVVLAGRRGEVAKAEAAALPSAVGVEVDLAEAGAPERLHDAAVAAFGPVDVLVLNSGGPAPGLAADVTPEQMSEALHTLLLQQQRLVRAVLPSMRERGWGRIVAIGSSGVQQPLARLALSNSGRAALAGYLKTLAAEVAADGVTVNMVLPGRIDTDRVAALDRGAAERSGSTPEQTRAASEAAIPARRYGRPEEFASAVVFLASEAASYVTGVQLRCDGGLVGSY, encoded by the coding sequence ATGGACACCGGACTCACCGGCCGCACCGTGCTCGTCCCCGGATCGACGTCGGGGCTCGGCCTCGCCTGCGCGCGGCAGCTCGCCGCCGAGGGCGCGAACGTCGTGCTCGCCGGCCGGCGCGGGGAGGTCGCCAAGGCCGAGGCCGCCGCGTTGCCCTCGGCCGTCGGCGTCGAGGTCGACCTGGCCGAGGCGGGGGCGCCGGAGCGGCTGCACGACGCCGCCGTCGCGGCGTTCGGGCCGGTCGACGTGCTGGTGCTCAACAGCGGCGGCCCGGCGCCGGGGCTCGCGGCCGACGTCACCCCCGAGCAGATGAGCGAGGCGCTGCACACGTTGCTGCTCCAGCAGCAACGGCTGGTGCGCGCGGTGCTGCCGTCGATGCGCGAGCGCGGCTGGGGCCGCATCGTGGCGATCGGCTCGAGCGGCGTGCAGCAGCCGCTGGCCCGGCTCGCGCTGTCGAACAGCGGTCGCGCCGCCCTGGCGGGCTACCTGAAGACCCTCGCGGCCGAGGTCGCGGCGGACGGGGTGACGGTCAACATGGTGCTGCCCGGCCGGATCGACACCGACCGGGTCGCCGCCCTGGACCGCGGCGCCGCCGAGCGCAGCGGCTCCACCCCGGAGCAGACCCGGGCGGCGTCGGAGGCGGCGATCCCGGCCCGCCGCTACGGCCGGCCCGAGGAGTTCGCCTCGGCCGTGGTCTTCCTGGCCAGCGAGGCCGCGTCCTACGTGACCGGGGTGCAGCTGCGCTGCGACGGGGGCCTGGTCGGCTCCTACTGA
- the lhgO gene encoding L-2-hydroxyglutarate oxidase, translated as MSAAGVGSATRVAVIGGGVIGTAVARELTRRVPGAAVTLVEKEDRLAAHQTGHNSGVVHAGLYYEPGSLKARLCRRGVGLLQDFAQQHGIAYEECGKVVVARTDQESARLDALHERAVANGVPGVRIIGPAQLREIEPWAVGRRALHSPHTAIVDYPAVTAVLGAELAAAGGTLLLGQQVTGLSTLSGRSGGVRLRTDAGLDEPFDLVIACAGLQSDRVARLAGDAPGPRIVPFFGDYALVAADQRDLVRGLIYPVPDPRYPFLGVHLTRRVDGEVMVGPNAFLSLGRESYQGGRPVGRDLRDAVGFGGFWRFAAGNVPAAVREAGTAVSRRRFVAGARAYVPALDAARMRPGPRGIRAQAMDDRGRLVDDFVITGSERMVHVRNAPSPGATSALAIAEHVVSEALQRSGLRPTTDERPHL; from the coding sequence ATGAGCGCCGCGGGTGTGGGCTCGGCTACCCGGGTGGCGGTCATCGGCGGCGGCGTGATCGGCACCGCGGTCGCCCGCGAGCTGACCCGGCGGGTGCCCGGCGCGGCGGTGACGCTGGTCGAGAAGGAGGACCGGCTCGCGGCGCACCAGACCGGCCACAACAGCGGCGTCGTGCACGCCGGCCTCTACTACGAGCCGGGCAGCCTGAAGGCCCGGCTGTGCCGCCGCGGGGTCGGGCTGCTGCAGGACTTCGCCCAGCAGCACGGGATCGCCTACGAGGAGTGCGGCAAGGTCGTCGTCGCCCGCACCGACCAGGAGTCCGCCCGGCTGGACGCGCTGCACGAGCGGGCGGTCGCCAACGGCGTGCCCGGCGTGCGGATCATCGGTCCCGCGCAGCTGCGGGAGATCGAGCCGTGGGCGGTCGGCCGGCGGGCGCTGCACTCCCCGCACACCGCGATCGTCGACTACCCGGCGGTGACGGCGGTGCTCGGCGCGGAGCTCGCCGCGGCCGGCGGCACGCTGCTGCTCGGTCAGCAGGTGACCGGGCTCTCGACCCTCTCCGGCCGCTCTGGCGGGGTGCGGCTGCGCACCGACGCCGGCCTGGACGAGCCGTTCGACCTGGTGATCGCCTGCGCCGGCCTGCAGTCGGACCGGGTGGCCCGGCTCGCCGGCGACGCCCCCGGGCCGCGGATCGTGCCGTTCTTCGGCGACTACGCGCTGGTGGCCGCGGACCAGCGCGACCTGGTCCGCGGGCTGATCTACCCGGTGCCGGACCCGCGCTACCCGTTCCTCGGCGTGCACCTCACCCGCCGCGTCGACGGGGAGGTGATGGTCGGCCCCAACGCCTTCCTCTCCCTGGGCCGCGAGTCCTACCAGGGCGGCCGGCCGGTCGGGCGGGACCTGCGCGACGCCGTCGGCTTCGGCGGCTTCTGGCGCTTCGCCGCGGGCAACGTGCCGGCCGCGGTCCGCGAGGCGGGTACGGCGGTGAGCCGGCGTCGCTTCGTCGCGGGGGCCCGCGCCTACGTGCCGGCGCTCGACGCCGCCCGGATGCGCCCCGGTCCCCGCGGGATCCGCGCCCAGGCCATGGACGACCGCGGCCGCCTGGTCGACGACTTCGTGATCACCGGCTCGGAACGGATGGTGCACGTGCGCAACGCCCCCTCGCCCGGCGCCACCTCGGCGCTCGCGATCGCCGAGCACGTCGTCTCCGAGGCCCTGCAGCGCAGCGGACTGCGCCCCACCACCGACGAAAGGCCCCACCTGTGA
- a CDS encoding dihydrodipicolinate synthase family protein has product MLATPFHGPALEVDTASLRREVEHYVGVPADGLVVLGVFGEGASLNADERRTVVATVAAAAPGTPLVVGVSARSTAVAVEQAQLAVEAASGSGPRSVSAMVQVNSPDAAVLSRHLEAVHTATGAGIVLQDYPETSGVKIAAGTLLEVLERCPFVVAVKSEAPPTSVAIGRLTAGTDVPVFGGLGGVGLLDELAAGAAGAMTGFSHPEGLRQALDAFAEGGFVAARKAFAPWLPLVNFEAQPGIGLAVRKEILHRRGLFEDGSVRPPAAAAPPEILRLLPHHLQEV; this is encoded by the coding sequence GTGCTGGCCACCCCCTTCCACGGCCCCGCGCTGGAGGTCGACACCGCCTCGCTGCGCCGCGAGGTGGAGCACTACGTGGGCGTGCCCGCCGACGGGCTCGTCGTCCTCGGCGTCTTCGGCGAGGGCGCCTCGCTGAACGCCGACGAGCGCCGCACCGTCGTCGCCACGGTGGCCGCGGCCGCGCCCGGCACCCCGCTGGTGGTCGGGGTCTCGGCCCGGTCCACCGCGGTGGCGGTCGAGCAGGCGCAGCTGGCGGTCGAGGCGGCCTCCGGCTCGGGGCCGCGGTCGGTCAGTGCGATGGTGCAGGTCAACAGCCCGGACGCCGCCGTACTCTCCCGGCACCTGGAGGCCGTGCACACCGCCACCGGCGCCGGGATCGTGCTGCAGGACTACCCGGAGACCTCCGGGGTGAAGATCGCCGCCGGCACCCTGCTCGAGGTGCTGGAGCGGTGCCCGTTCGTCGTCGCGGTGAAGTCCGAGGCACCGCCGACCAGCGTCGCGATCGGCCGGCTCACCGCCGGCACCGACGTGCCGGTCTTCGGCGGGCTCGGCGGCGTGGGCCTGCTCGACGAGCTGGCCGCGGGGGCGGCGGGCGCGATGACCGGGTTCTCGCACCCCGAGGGGCTGCGGCAGGCGCTGGACGCGTTCGCCGAGGGCGGCTTCGTCGCCGCCCGCAAGGCCTTCGCACCGTGGCTGCCGCTGGTCAACTTCGAGGCCCAGCCCGGGATCGGGCTCGCGGTCCGCAAGGAGATACTGCACCGGCGCGGGCTGTTCGAGGACGGCTCGGTCCGCCCGCCCGCGGCCGCGGCACCGCCGGAGATCCTGCGGCTGCTCCCCCACCACCTGCAGGAGGTCTGA
- a CDS encoding CaiB/BaiF CoA transferase family protein, with translation MRIADFGRVLAAPYATMLLADLGAEVVKLERPDGGDETRSWGPPWSDGEATYFLAVNRNKTSRVLDLGTTEGRSAAQELVAGCDVVVQNFRTGTMERFGLGYEQLAAARPDLIYCSVTGFGPHAGADLPGYDLVLQAVGGLMSVTGAPGAEPTKVGVALVDVVTGLHAALGILAALRHRDRTGQGQHVEVNLLSSLLSALTNQASAYLATGEVPQAMGNRHPSIAPYEVLRAADRPIAVAAANDRLFERLVTRLGRDELANDPRFAGNTDRVAHRDELVAELESVLLTQTADHWFTELSAAGVPCGPINDISQAFALAERLGLAPVVETPSGSPGASPVRTVAHPVTLSATPATYHCAPPRLGGPA, from the coding sequence GTGCGGATCGCCGACTTCGGCCGGGTCCTCGCCGCGCCGTACGCCACGATGCTGCTGGCCGACCTCGGCGCGGAGGTGGTGAAACTGGAGCGGCCCGACGGCGGCGACGAGACCCGCTCCTGGGGCCCGCCGTGGTCGGACGGGGAGGCGACGTACTTCCTGGCCGTCAACCGCAACAAGACCTCCCGGGTGCTCGACCTCGGCACCACCGAGGGGCGGTCCGCCGCGCAGGAGCTGGTGGCCGGCTGCGACGTGGTGGTGCAGAACTTCCGGACCGGCACCATGGAGCGCTTCGGCCTCGGCTACGAGCAGCTCGCCGCGGCCCGTCCGGACCTCATCTACTGCTCGGTGACCGGCTTCGGGCCGCACGCCGGCGCCGACCTGCCCGGCTACGACCTGGTGCTGCAGGCCGTCGGCGGGCTGATGTCGGTGACCGGCGCGCCGGGGGCGGAGCCGACCAAGGTCGGCGTCGCCCTGGTCGACGTGGTCACCGGGCTGCACGCCGCGCTCGGCATCCTCGCGGCCTTGCGGCACCGGGACCGCACCGGTCAGGGTCAGCACGTGGAGGTCAACCTGCTCTCGTCGCTGCTGTCCGCGCTGACCAACCAGGCCTCGGCCTACCTCGCCACCGGTGAGGTGCCGCAGGCCATGGGCAACCGACATCCGAGCATCGCGCCCTACGAGGTGCTGCGGGCGGCGGACCGGCCGATCGCCGTGGCGGCTGCCAACGACCGGCTCTTCGAACGGCTCGTCACGCGTCTCGGGCGTGACGAGCTCGCGAACGATCCGCGCTTCGCGGGCAACACCGACCGGGTCGCCCACCGCGACGAGCTGGTGGCCGAGCTGGAGAGCGTGCTGCTGACCCAGACCGCGGACCACTGGTTCACCGAGCTCAGCGCGGCCGGCGTGCCCTGCGGTCCGATCAACGACATCAGCCAGGCGTTCGCGCTCGCGGAGCGGCTCGGCCTGGCGCCGGTGGTGGAGACCCCGTCCGGGTCGCCCGGCGCCTCCCCGGTGCGGACCGTGGCGCACCCGGTGACGCTGTCGGCCACCCCGGCGACGTACCACTGCGCCCCGCCCCGCCTCGGCGGTCCGGCATGA
- a CDS encoding TAXI family TRAP transporter solute-binding subunit — MRRTTKLAGIALSLTTALAMSACGGQQDRAAAGAGADESSCDAGTGRVNIATGNSTGVYYVVGGGLAQLINDKTELQATAAETGASVQNIQQLVAGDYDIGFSLADTASDAVEGKGDFEKPEDVSTIGRIYSNYTQVVVQADAGIDSVADFKGKRISTGSPQSGTEVIARRLIEAAGLQKGDVKAQRLDLTKTIDGMKDGSLDGFVWSGGLPTPGVTDLFTSKGDDVKFIDVTPLLPKMQEVNPVYEKAVIPADTYNLDQDVPTIAVPNLLMVRNDMADNVACALTTLMLENKDTLVRVHPAAGELSLETAGETGPVPVHPGSKRALENLQS; from the coding sequence ATGAGACGAACCACCAAGCTCGCCGGCATCGCCCTGAGCCTCACCACCGCCCTGGCGATGAGCGCCTGCGGCGGCCAGCAGGACCGCGCCGCCGCCGGCGCCGGCGCCGACGAGAGCAGCTGCGACGCCGGCACCGGCCGGGTCAACATCGCCACCGGCAACTCCACCGGCGTCTACTACGTCGTCGGCGGCGGCCTGGCCCAGCTGATCAACGACAAGACCGAGCTGCAGGCGACCGCTGCCGAGACCGGCGCGTCGGTGCAGAACATCCAGCAGCTGGTCGCCGGCGACTACGACATCGGCTTCTCGCTGGCCGACACCGCCTCCGACGCCGTCGAGGGCAAGGGCGACTTCGAGAAGCCGGAGGACGTCTCCACGATCGGCCGGATCTACTCCAACTACACCCAGGTGGTCGTGCAGGCCGACGCCGGCATCGACTCGGTCGCGGACTTCAAGGGCAAGCGGATCTCGACCGGCTCGCCGCAGTCCGGCACCGAGGTGATCGCGCGGCGGCTGATCGAGGCCGCCGGCCTGCAGAAGGGCGACGTCAAGGCCCAGCGCCTCGACCTCACCAAGACCATCGACGGGATGAAGGACGGCTCGCTCGACGGCTTCGTCTGGTCCGGCGGGCTGCCCACCCCGGGCGTCACCGACCTGTTCACCTCCAAGGGCGACGACGTGAAGTTCATCGACGTCACCCCGCTGCTGCCGAAGATGCAGGAGGTCAACCCGGTCTACGAGAAGGCCGTGATCCCCGCCGACACCTACAACCTCGACCAGGACGTCCCGACCATCGCGGTGCCGAACCTGCTGATGGTGCGCAACGACATGGCCGACAACGTCGCCTGCGCGCTCACCACCCTGATGCTGGAGAACAAGGACACACTGGTCCGGGTGCACCCCGCCGCGGGCGAGCTCTCCCTGGAGACCGCCGGTGAGACCGGCCCGGTCCCGGTGCACCCCGGCTCGAAGCGGGCGCTGGAGAACCTGCAGAGCTGA
- a CDS encoding response regulator transcription factor, with the protein MRVLLVEDDDRVVAALVPALQRAHLKVRRVATAAEAVLVHAESDLVLLDMGLPDQDGLALCRQIREVSQVPIIAVTARREEASLVSALRAGVDDYVVKPYSLAVLMARIDAVMRRFGQSPVAPVSELGDLRLDHACFEAFLGEQALCLARKEFELLSMLVQARGEAVTRESLMEGIWDTSWVGASRTLDVHVSSLRSKLGRPGLIQTVRGVGYRIAVS; encoded by the coding sequence ATGCGCGTCCTGCTCGTGGAGGACGACGACCGGGTGGTGGCGGCGCTGGTGCCGGCGCTGCAGCGGGCGCACCTGAAGGTGCGGCGGGTGGCCACCGCCGCCGAGGCGGTGCTCGTGCACGCCGAGTCCGACCTGGTGCTGCTCGACATGGGGCTGCCCGACCAGGACGGGCTGGCGCTGTGCCGGCAGATCCGCGAGGTCAGCCAGGTGCCGATCATCGCGGTCACCGCGCGCCGCGAGGAGGCGTCGCTGGTGTCCGCGCTGCGGGCCGGCGTGGACGACTACGTCGTGAAGCCCTACAGCCTGGCGGTGCTGATGGCCCGCATCGACGCGGTGATGCGCCGCTTCGGGCAGAGCCCGGTGGCGCCGGTCTCCGAGCTCGGCGACCTGCGGCTGGACCACGCCTGCTTCGAGGCCTTCCTCGGCGAGCAGGCGCTCTGCCTGGCCCGCAAGGAGTTCGAGCTGCTCAGCATGCTGGTGCAGGCGCGCGGCGAGGCGGTCACCCGGGAGTCGCTGATGGAGGGGATCTGGGACACCTCGTGGGTCGGCGCCTCCCGCACCCTGGACGTGCACGTGTCCTCGCTGCGCTCCAAGCTCGGCCGGCCGGGGCTGATCCAGACCGTGCGCGGCGTGGGCTACCGGATCGCGGTGTCCTGA
- a CDS encoding TAXI family TRAP transporter solute-binding subunit, with the protein MLALPLAAALAGTAGCLGTEWDALPATRLSLATGNRGGVFHRYGGALATVLGRRLTGVTATTRPTDASVENVRLITAGTCDLGFSLADTASDAVRGSGTFDRPQHLSALARTYDSFVQLVVRTDSGLEDLRDLRGTRVGLGAPGSGTRVIARRIMEQAGLSLDDVKVASETLEASAQALRAGRLAAFFFVSGIPNSAVATLAGDTSIRLLPLDRWVPGMVDTYGPEYVPGPIPASTYDLPEGVETVSVKNYILADPAMPDDLAYAITRVIFAAQDEIDRLAPGVRQPSLGAAIFTSPVDLHPGALRYYRQTQP; encoded by the coding sequence GTGCTCGCCCTCCCGCTGGCGGCCGCGCTGGCCGGCACCGCGGGCTGCCTGGGGACGGAGTGGGACGCGCTGCCGGCGACCCGGCTCTCCCTCGCCACCGGCAACCGGGGCGGCGTCTTCCACCGGTACGGCGGCGCGCTGGCGACCGTCCTGGGCCGGCGACTCACCGGCGTCACCGCGACCACCCGGCCCACCGACGCCTCGGTCGAGAACGTCCGGCTGATCACCGCGGGCACCTGCGACCTCGGCTTCTCGCTCGCGGACACCGCCTCCGACGCGGTGCGCGGCTCGGGCACCTTCGACCGGCCGCAGCACCTGAGCGCGCTGGCCCGGACCTACGACAGCTTCGTGCAGCTGGTGGTCCGCACCGACTCGGGGCTGGAGGACCTGCGCGACCTGCGTGGCACCCGGGTGGGCCTCGGCGCCCCGGGGTCGGGGACGCGGGTGATCGCGCGCCGGATCATGGAGCAGGCCGGGCTCTCGCTCGACGACGTGAAGGTCGCCTCCGAGACGCTGGAGGCCTCCGCCCAGGCGCTGCGGGCCGGCCGGCTGGCGGCGTTCTTCTTCGTCAGCGGCATCCCCAACTCCGCGGTCGCGACGCTGGCCGGCGACACCTCGATCCGGCTGCTGCCGCTGGACCGGTGGGTGCCGGGGATGGTCGACACCTACGGCCCCGAGTACGTCCCCGGCCCGATCCCGGCGTCGACGTACGACCTGCCGGAGGGGGTGGAGACGGTGAGCGTGAAGAACTACATCCTGGCCGACCCGGCGATGCCCGACGACCTCGCCTACGCCATCACCCGGGTCATCTTCGCGGCCCAGGACGAGATCGACCGGCTCGCTCCCGGGGTGCGCCAGCCGAGCCTGGGCGCGGCGATCTTCACCTCACCGGTCGACCTGCATCCGGGGGCGCTGCGCTACTACCGCCAGACCCAGCCCTGA